The Alkalihalobacillus sp. TS-13 genomic interval CATTTCCATTGACAGAGGCGAGAGTGATTACTGAAATCAATTACAGGAATGATTGCACAGCAACTGAAGTGAGAGAAAACCTTGGAATTGACCGAGGTTATATGAGCCGGATTGTCCAACGGTTTGAGGATGAAAAGATCATCGAAAAGAAACAATCAACAGTCGATAAGCGTCAGTATTCACTTTATCTTACCGAGTATGGCAAAAAAATTTATGACGAATTGGTTGATCATGCAAATCGTGGTGTATCGAAAATGATCCAACCTTTATCAGACAGTGAACTGTCCAAGCTGGTTGCATCGATGGATACGATCGAATCGATATACACGGAAAGATCTGCACAACCGAAAGTGATCATCCGTCCCTTCAGAGCAGGGGATGTTGGTTATGTGGCACATCTCCATGGCAGGTTGTACGATGAAACCTATAAGTTCGGAAAGATGTTTGAGTACTATGTCATGAAGGGTTTGACAGAATTCATGATTGATACCGATGGAGGAGAATTATGGATAGCAGAAGTGAAT includes:
- a CDS encoding helix-turn-helix domain-containing GNAT family N-acetyltransferase, which translates into the protein MESTQYVEKIRKFNRYYANVLGKIDQEIYNQPFPLTEARVITEINYRNDCTATEVRENLGIDRGYMSRIVQRFEDEKIIEKKQSTVDKRQYSLYLTEYGKKIYDELVDHANRGVSKMIQPLSDSELSKLVASMDTIESIYTERSAQPKVIIRPFRAGDVGYVAHLHGRLYDETYKFGKMFEYYVMKGLTEFMIDTDGGELWIAEVNGETVGSIAITKSSGTVAQLRWFVLDENYQGMGIGKKLMETALNFCQEQHYQHVFLWTVSTLDTARYLYQKYNFKLTEEKPNEEWTGAKLIEERWDLDLTDETTK